A window of the Puniceicoccus vermicola genome harbors these coding sequences:
- a CDS encoding Gfo/Idh/MocA family protein gives MQSGRLRIGIIGLNFGRHILSDLDSGSASQHLSLGAVCDLDAAKVQQYSEQYSVKGYTDMDELLADPDIDVVGLYTGPKGRAGLLSHIIRSGKDVITTKPFELDPEATKAVLDEAKSIGRIIHLNSPTPKPNAFMEQIHAWEQKCNLGKLVYFGGEATASYREEADGSWLDDPERCPVAPIFRLGIYLINDMVRIAGGIESLQVLGTRVFTKRPTMDNANLSMTFENGAIGNIYASFCVKNGQHYGNSLILHYENGSIYRNCDIQDFGTAMQESHLRLVTVDADNQQTTHEWRQPGGSGQYAWSDFCEAVRTRDITSTPADAIVHGVQVIEAMIRAQNSSQVEKVKH, from the coding sequence ATGCAATCAGGACGCCTCAGAATAGGAATCATCGGCCTCAATTTTGGTCGTCATATTTTATCAGACCTCGATTCAGGCTCAGCCTCCCAGCATCTTTCTCTCGGGGCGGTTTGCGATCTCGATGCCGCAAAGGTTCAACAATACTCCGAACAGTATTCCGTGAAAGGCTATACCGACATGGACGAGCTACTAGCCGACCCGGATATCGATGTTGTAGGCCTCTATACGGGCCCCAAGGGACGGGCCGGCTTGCTGAGTCACATCATCCGTTCGGGGAAGGACGTGATAACCACAAAACCGTTTGAGCTGGATCCAGAGGCGACCAAAGCCGTTCTGGACGAGGCCAAATCGATCGGACGAATTATCCATCTCAACTCCCCTACCCCCAAGCCGAACGCTTTCATGGAGCAGATCCATGCCTGGGAGCAAAAATGCAACTTGGGTAAACTGGTCTATTTCGGCGGAGAGGCCACCGCCTCCTACCGCGAGGAAGCTGATGGCAGTTGGTTGGACGACCCGGAGCGATGCCCGGTCGCCCCGATATTTCGCCTCGGCATCTACCTAATCAACGACATGGTCCGTATCGCGGGAGGCATCGAATCTCTGCAGGTGCTCGGCACTCGGGTCTTCACCAAGCGACCGACCATGGATAACGCCAACCTCTCCATGACCTTCGAAAACGGCGCGATCGGCAATATCTACGCCAGCTTCTGCGTCAAAAACGGCCAGCACTACGGCAACTCGCTCATCCTCCACTACGAGAACGGCAGCATCTATCGTAACTGCGATATTCAGGACTTCGGCACCGCTATGCAGGAGTCTCACTTGCGCTTGGTCACTGTAGACGCCGACAACCAGCAGACAACCCACGAATGGCGTCAACCCGGCGGCAGTGGCCAATACGCTTGGTCCGACTTCTGCGAAGCCGTGCGCACGCGCGACATCACCAGCACGCCGGCCGACGCCATCGTGCATGGCGTGCAAGTCATCGAAGCCATGATCCGCGCCCAAAACAGCAGCCAAGTGGAGAAGGTCAAACATTAG